One Alphaproteobacteria bacterium LSUCC0396 genomic region harbors:
- a CDS encoding MmgE/PrpD family protein codes for MVLIKKIADYIVQEQTRTLPPRTIHHAKRAVIDWFAAMYPGAVQAPNPMLRAAFLDSGDPQHAIIFPTSDHSTVKVAAFLNGASAHTSEFDDIFRDGGLHPGCATIAAALAVAQKHTLSGDALLRSVIAGYEVSSRISAAMGRDHYRYWHTTATIATFGAAAAAAVLLRLNRDQTAHALATSATLAAGLQQAFRSDGMSKPLHAGHAAETGVMAAIAASKGVTGALDVLEGPAGMGAAMSGTADWDKATSGLGDTYNIEMITFKNHGCCGHTFAAIDGLLAVMKAEQISAGDIADIAIATYGPAVSITDRVDPQTPQEGKFSMQYVVAHAAHYGSVRIEAFAPDRMRDPAIRAMLPHIQVSLDPEIDAEFPSRRAARISIMTRDGRTVSHYQPTRKGDPDLPLSDDELNAKFIELTSPILGSISTNALLKKLWKLETIDVASIATSAVIRRDDETGNNLPN; via the coding sequence TGCAGGAACAAACCCGTACCCTTCCACCGCGCACGATCCATCACGCCAAACGCGCTGTGATCGACTGGTTTGCCGCAATGTATCCAGGTGCTGTTCAGGCCCCTAATCCGATGCTGCGTGCCGCCTTCCTTGACAGTGGTGATCCGCAGCACGCAATCATCTTTCCGACTAGTGATCATTCGACAGTCAAAGTTGCGGCCTTTTTGAATGGGGCTAGCGCTCATACCTCAGAATTTGACGATATTTTCCGCGATGGCGGACTGCATCCGGGCTGTGCGACAATTGCAGCTGCGCTTGCCGTGGCGCAAAAACATACCTTATCCGGCGATGCCTTGCTGCGTAGCGTTATCGCCGGTTATGAAGTTAGCAGCCGGATCAGTGCTGCGATGGGCCGTGACCATTATCGTTATTGGCACACAACGGCGACGATTGCCACCTTTGGTGCTGCCGCTGCGGCGGCGGTGCTGTTGCGCCTGAACCGAGATCAGACAGCCCATGCTTTGGCAACTTCGGCAACGCTTGCCGCCGGATTGCAGCAGGCGTTTCGTTCTGACGGGATGAGCAAACCGCTTCACGCCGGCCATGCCGCCGAAACCGGGGTAATGGCTGCGATTGCTGCCAGCAAAGGGGTGACGGGGGCGCTTGATGTGCTTGAGGGGCCAGCTGGAATGGGCGCCGCGATGAGCGGCACTGCCGATTGGGATAAAGCCACATCAGGCCTTGGCGATACCTATAATATAGAAATGATTACTTTTAAAAACCATGGTTGTTGCGGTCACACCTTTGCCGCCATTGACGGGTTATTGGCGGTGATGAAAGCCGAGCAGATCAGCGCCGGTGATATTGCGGATATCGCCATCGCAACCTATGGTCCGGCGGTTTCGATTACCGATAGAGTTGATCCGCAAACCCCACAAGAGGGCAAATTTTCAATGCAATATGTGGTGGCGCACGCCGCGCATTATGGCAGTGTCCGCATCGAGGCTTTTGCTCCAGACCGGATGCGTGATCCGGCTATTCGGGCGATGCTGCCCCATATTCAGGTCAGCCTTGATCCGGAAATTGACGCCGAATTTCCATCGCGTCGGGCGGCGCGTATCTCCATCATGACGCGTGATGGCAGGACAGTTTCTCATTATCAACCCACCCGAAAAGGCGATCCCGATCTGCCGCTATCAGATGATGAATTGAACGCAAAATTCATCGAACTAACCTCGCCAATTCTTGGCAGCATTTCGACCAACGCGCTTTTGAAAAAATTATGGAAACTTGAAACCATCGACGTCGCCAGCATAGCTACATCTGCCGTGATCCGCCGTGATGACGAAACCGGTAATAACTTGCCAAACTGA